A genomic region of Caulobacter vibrioides contains the following coding sequences:
- a CDS encoding O-antigen ligase family protein: MIQATAPERRTRWLGALAVFAMVMTPLVGYLIPLWYAAVLSLVGLLAAPTLVRSRAPLLPVVALVILVGWALISLNWSPAAPHLDDLTRDKDLEKFTALKLVLQLALYGAAVAGLAQMSRGSARLAGRVMLVGVVLLALITFADGVLKAAIYQVLHNLTEEPIRPDLAMVKVSMATYPAILLFWPCVRILDAWNFRGRNIAIALIAVCIASGAHLTGADAPIAALILGGVAWLGTRVIGKPFVRGLIPAVSALFIFAPLVVLWGVRSGLFAWLHVIAPPSWDHRLNIWAFTGNQIVEHALRGWGMDASRTFGPAIPLHTHNAALQLWLELGSMGAAMAAAFFAWVLYRIVAWTGESRRDGAMAAAVTVSYLVIGGLSFGVWQEWWLALGALAAIACGVAQKSSALRA, encoded by the coding sequence ATGATCCAGGCGACCGCTCCGGAGCGCCGGACCCGGTGGCTGGGCGCGCTCGCCGTCTTCGCGATGGTGATGACGCCGCTCGTCGGCTATCTGATCCCGCTCTGGTATGCGGCGGTGCTGAGCTTGGTTGGTCTTCTGGCCGCGCCGACCCTGGTGCGCTCGCGAGCCCCGCTGTTGCCCGTTGTGGCGCTCGTGATCTTGGTGGGCTGGGCGCTCATCAGTCTGAACTGGAGCCCCGCCGCCCCGCATCTGGATGATCTCACGCGCGACAAGGACCTTGAGAAATTCACCGCGCTGAAACTCGTCCTGCAACTGGCGCTCTACGGCGCGGCGGTCGCGGGGCTGGCGCAGATGTCCCGCGGCTCGGCGCGTCTGGCGGGCAGGGTGATGCTGGTCGGCGTGGTCCTTCTGGCCCTGATCACCTTCGCCGACGGTGTCCTCAAGGCGGCGATCTATCAGGTTCTGCACAATCTGACCGAGGAGCCCATCCGTCCCGATCTGGCGATGGTGAAGGTGTCCATGGCGACCTATCCGGCGATCCTGCTTTTCTGGCCGTGTGTCAGGATCCTGGACGCCTGGAACTTTCGGGGGCGCAATATCGCGATCGCCTTGATCGCCGTCTGCATCGCGTCAGGCGCGCACCTCACCGGCGCCGATGCGCCGATCGCGGCGCTGATCCTTGGCGGCGTGGCCTGGCTGGGAACACGGGTCATCGGCAAGCCGTTTGTCCGTGGACTGATCCCCGCCGTATCGGCCCTCTTCATCTTCGCGCCGCTGGTGGTGCTCTGGGGCGTGCGCTCGGGTCTCTTCGCTTGGCTGCATGTCATCGCGCCGCCGTCTTGGGATCATCGCCTGAACATCTGGGCCTTCACCGGCAATCAGATCGTCGAGCACGCGCTTCGGGGCTGGGGGATGGACGCCAGCCGCACGTTCGGACCGGCCATCCCGCTGCACACCCACAACGCCGCCCTGCAGCTCTGGCTGGAGTTGGGGTCCATGGGGGCGGCCATGGCGGCGGCGTTCTTTGCTTGGGTCCTCTACCGCATCGTCGCCTGGACGGGCGAAAGCCGGCGCGACGGCGCCATGGCGGCGGCGGTGACGGTTTCCTATCTGGTGATCGGCGGGCTCAGCTTCGGCGTCTGGCAGGAGTGGTGGCTCGCGCTCGGCGCGCTGGCGGCCATCGCCTGTGGGGTGGCGCAAAAATCCAGCGCGCTCAGGGCCTAG
- the panD gene encoding aspartate 1-decarboxylase: MLLTMLKAKLHRATVTQADLDYEGSIAIDRDLLDASGILPNEQVDVLNITNGARFTTYAIEAPRGSKVIGVNGAAARLVQKNDLVIVVTYCQMPAEEARNYTPTVVLLDEGNLIKKAA; this comes from the coding sequence ATGCTGCTCACCATGCTGAAGGCCAAGCTGCACCGCGCGACGGTGACCCAGGCCGATCTCGACTACGAAGGCTCGATCGCGATCGATCGCGACCTTCTGGACGCCTCGGGCATCCTGCCCAATGAGCAGGTCGACGTGCTCAACATCACGAACGGCGCGCGCTTCACGACCTACGCGATCGAGGCGCCGCGCGGCTCAAAAGTGATCGGCGTCAATGGCGCGGCCGCCCGTCTGGTGCAGAAGAACGATCTGGTGATTGTCGTCACCTACTGCCAGATGCCCGCCGAGGAGGCGCGCAACTACACCCCGACCGTCGTCCTGCTGGACGAGGGCAACCTGATCAAGAAGGCGGCCTGA
- a CDS encoding class II 3-deoxy-7-phosphoheptulonate synthase, which produces MTARWTPAAWRAKPAKHLPTDYPDMGAVERVEQTLRQMPPLVFAGEARRLKSQLGEVAEGRAFLLQGGDCAESFKEFHADNIRDTFRLILQMAVVLTFAGGKPVVKVGRIAGQFAKPRSEPTEVQGDVTLPSYRGDIINGMDFNEAERVPDPDRLLKAYGQSAATLNLLRAFASGGYADLYNIHRWTLGFVGDSPQGARYRELSEKISEALTFMAAVGVTPDTQPDLRRVEFFTSHEALLLGFEEAMTRVDSTSGDWYDTSAHLLWIGERTRQLDGAHVEFMRGVKNPIGLKCGPTMEGDDLLRLIDVLNPHNEPGRLTLYGRFGSDKIADRLPRLMRATKSAGRSVVWATDPMHGNTLKASTGYKTRPFDRILSEVKSFVEIAQAEGVHPGGVHLEMTGQNVTECLGGARAVSETELADRYHTHCDPRLNGEQALELAFLVAEKLKAARDDQRRLAAG; this is translated from the coding sequence ATGACCGCCCGTTGGACCCCCGCCGCCTGGAGAGCCAAGCCCGCAAAGCACCTGCCCACCGACTATCCGGACATGGGCGCGGTCGAGCGGGTGGAGCAGACGCTGCGTCAAATGCCGCCCCTGGTCTTCGCCGGCGAGGCCCGCCGCCTGAAGAGCCAACTGGGTGAGGTGGCCGAGGGCCGGGCGTTCCTGTTGCAGGGCGGCGATTGCGCCGAGAGCTTCAAGGAATTTCACGCCGACAATATCCGGGACACCTTCCGCCTGATCCTGCAGATGGCGGTGGTGCTGACCTTCGCCGGCGGCAAGCCCGTGGTGAAGGTGGGCCGCATCGCCGGCCAGTTCGCCAAGCCGCGTTCGGAGCCGACCGAGGTTCAGGGCGACGTGACCCTGCCGTCCTATCGCGGCGACATCATCAACGGCATGGACTTCAACGAGGCCGAGCGGGTTCCGGATCCGGATCGCCTGCTGAAGGCCTATGGCCAGTCGGCCGCCACGCTGAACCTGCTGCGCGCCTTCGCCAGCGGCGGCTACGCCGACCTCTACAACATCCACCGCTGGACCCTGGGCTTCGTCGGCGACAGCCCGCAGGGCGCGCGCTACCGCGAGCTGTCGGAGAAGATCAGCGAAGCGCTGACCTTCATGGCGGCGGTCGGGGTCACGCCCGACACCCAGCCGGACCTGCGTCGCGTCGAGTTCTTCACCAGCCACGAGGCCCTGCTGCTGGGCTTCGAGGAAGCCATGACCCGCGTCGATAGCACCTCGGGCGACTGGTACGACACCAGCGCCCACCTGCTGTGGATCGGCGAGCGCACTCGCCAGCTGGATGGCGCCCACGTCGAGTTCATGCGCGGCGTGAAGAACCCGATCGGCCTGAAGTGCGGTCCGACGATGGAGGGCGATGATCTGCTGCGCCTGATCGACGTCTTGAACCCGCATAACGAGCCGGGCCGCCTGACCCTTTACGGCCGCTTCGGCTCCGACAAGATCGCCGATCGCCTGCCGCGCCTGATGAGGGCGACCAAGTCGGCGGGGCGCTCTGTGGTCTGGGCCACCGACCCGATGCACGGCAACACGCTGAAGGCCTCGACCGGCTACAAGACCCGCCCGTTCGATCGGATTCTGTCCGAGGTGAAGAGCTTCGTCGAGATCGCCCAGGCCGAAGGCGTCCACCCCGGCGGCGTCCACCTGGAGATGACGGGCCAGAACGTCACCGAATGCCTCGGCGGCGCTCGCGCGGTCTCCGAGACGGAACTCGCCGATCGCTACCACACGCACTGCGACCCCCGCCTGAACGGCGAGCAGGCGCTGGAGCTGGCCTTCCTGGTGGCTGAGAAGCTCAAGGCGGCCCGCGACGACCAGCGTCGTCTCGCCGCTGGCTGA
- a CDS encoding site-specific integrase, with protein MARQTYLTRRGAVYWFRRRVPGELVPILGKSFWFDSLGTKDHREAGRRARERAAETDREIQAATKRLNGQAAAPLTRGEAAALAQNELARWLAEDSDARLAWGADAYRNAEVVIEDFERDAREALALGDWQSVARQAHEVLCRSGRWYPEGDPSVRLMAGELLRAQVQWLDALKARQDGKAVAAPLAVAVPIAQVAAPRPVGVTLGRLIDDYRREREKKFGGPSTARKYDHIFRALEAALGRERDVASIRREDVRAVRDLIERIPAHMGKRYPGLGFIAAIEAGERDGVGRLSPGTVKSYLDNLAAVFNWAVEEELLDKNPASGIAQKGAPTVKRRGFTPEELERIFAPLSGERKARPWRYWVPAIAAFSGARANELCQLRVTDVVTVDGHLCLDLSVFDDEGVRDDSKRLKTGASERVIPLHPQIIEAGFEAFVATARAARQERLFPQLKEGPDGRYSHDLTRWFARHLDKVGLKQRALVFHSFRHGFRDACRVAGVDGETADALGGWAAKGQSARYGRRGMVEVLYRALKSVSFNEFRLP; from the coding sequence GTGGCGCGGCAGACCTATCTAACGCGGCGAGGAGCCGTCTACTGGTTCCGGCGGCGGGTGCCCGGCGAGCTGGTTCCTATCCTCGGGAAGTCCTTCTGGTTCGACTCGTTGGGGACCAAGGACCACCGCGAGGCGGGGCGGCGGGCGCGGGAGCGGGCGGCGGAGACAGACCGCGAGATCCAGGCGGCCACGAAGCGGCTCAATGGGCAGGCGGCGGCACCGCTTACCCGTGGCGAGGCGGCGGCTCTGGCGCAGAACGAGCTGGCGCGCTGGCTGGCTGAGGATAGCGACGCCCGGCTCGCATGGGGCGCGGACGCATACCGTAACGCCGAGGTGGTCATCGAAGACTTCGAGCGGGATGCGCGCGAGGCGCTGGCGCTCGGGGACTGGCAGTCCGTCGCAAGGCAGGCGCATGAGGTGCTCTGCAGGTCCGGCCGCTGGTATCCCGAGGGCGACCCGAGCGTCCGGCTCATGGCTGGCGAGTTGCTCAGGGCGCAAGTCCAGTGGCTGGACGCTCTCAAGGCACGGCAAGACGGGAAGGCGGTCGCCGCCCCCTTGGCGGTGGCGGTCCCTATAGCGCAGGTGGCGGCCCCCAGGCCGGTGGGTGTCACGCTCGGTCGGCTCATTGATGACTACCGGCGCGAGCGTGAGAAGAAGTTCGGCGGGCCGTCCACGGCTCGGAAGTATGACCACATCTTCCGTGCCCTTGAGGCGGCTCTAGGACGCGAGCGCGACGTCGCCAGCATCAGGCGCGAAGACGTCCGCGCCGTGCGCGACCTGATCGAACGCATACCGGCGCACATGGGCAAGCGGTATCCCGGCCTCGGGTTCATCGCCGCCATTGAGGCTGGCGAGCGGGACGGTGTGGGCAGGCTGTCTCCAGGGACCGTCAAGTCGTACCTCGATAATCTCGCGGCGGTCTTCAACTGGGCCGTTGAGGAAGAGTTGCTGGACAAGAACCCAGCCAGCGGGATTGCCCAGAAGGGTGCGCCCACCGTGAAGCGTCGGGGGTTCACCCCCGAGGAGCTGGAGAGGATCTTTGCGCCGTTGTCTGGGGAGCGGAAGGCGCGGCCTTGGCGCTATTGGGTTCCTGCCATTGCCGCATTCTCAGGCGCGCGGGCGAATGAGCTGTGTCAGCTTCGTGTGACGGACGTCGTGACCGTTGATGGTCACCTTTGCCTGGACCTCTCTGTATTTGACGACGAGGGGGTCCGAGACGACTCCAAGCGGCTGAAGACCGGTGCGAGCGAGCGGGTCATTCCCCTCCATCCGCAGATCATCGAAGCAGGGTTTGAGGCGTTCGTCGCAACTGCCCGCGCGGCACGGCAAGAGCGCTTGTTCCCTCAGCTTAAGGAAGGACCGGACGGTCGTTATTCTCACGACCTGACGCGCTGGTTCGCGCGCCACCTCGATAAGGTTGGGCTGAAGCAGCGCGCCTTGGTCTTCCACTCATTCCGCCACGGGTTCCGCGATGCGTGCCGCGTGGCCGGGGTAGACGGGGAGACGGCGGACGCCCTTGGTGGGTGGGCAGCGAAGGGGCAGTCGGCGCGGTACGGACGGCGCGGGATGGTCGAAGTGCTGTACCGAGCGTTAAAATCCGTCAGTTTCAATGAGTTTCGCCTTCCCTAG
- the gor gene encoding glutathione-disulfide reductase: MADYDFDLFVIGAGSGGVRAARLAALSGAKVAVAEEYRVGGTCVVRGCVPKKFMVYASEVTSQLKTAKGYGWTIDDARFDWKTFLHEKDVEIARLSGIYVTNLQKAGAHLLHGRAQIVDAHTVEVLPKDGSDDAGTYTARKILVATGGRPVRPVFPGAELGITSDEAFHLPTLPKSVLVVGGGYIAVEFAGIYAGLGVQTTLLYRGANILRGFDDDVRMHLADELEKRGIKVVLGCSHKSIEKMEDGRLLSTLSNDLTFETEAVMFATGREPYVQGLGLEKPGVKLNDKGAIAVDKFSKTNVESIWAVGDVTDRINLTPVAIREGAAFAQTEFYGNPTTFDHDLVASAVFSQPPVGAVGMSEAEARQAFGKVDIYRSIFRPMKVTFYGGQERCLIKLVVKQDDERVVGVHVVGPDSPEIIQMAAIAVKMGVTKPQWDSTCAVHPTLAEELVTMREKYVPADVGGVG, translated from the coding sequence ATGGCTGACTACGACTTTGATCTCTTCGTCATCGGCGCGGGCTCCGGCGGCGTGCGGGCCGCGCGTCTCGCCGCGCTCAGCGGCGCCAAGGTGGCTGTGGCCGAGGAGTATCGGGTCGGCGGCACGTGCGTGGTGCGCGGCTGCGTGCCCAAGAAGTTCATGGTCTACGCCAGCGAGGTCACAAGCCAGCTGAAGACGGCCAAGGGCTATGGCTGGACGATCGACGACGCCCGCTTCGACTGGAAGACCTTCCTGCACGAAAAGGACGTCGAGATCGCGCGTCTGTCGGGCATCTACGTCACCAATCTCCAGAAGGCCGGCGCGCACCTGCTGCACGGTCGCGCCCAGATCGTCGACGCCCACACCGTGGAAGTCCTGCCCAAGGACGGCAGCGACGACGCCGGAACCTACACCGCCCGCAAGATCCTGGTGGCCACCGGCGGACGGCCTGTGCGTCCGGTGTTCCCGGGGGCGGAACTGGGGATCACCTCGGACGAGGCGTTCCATCTGCCGACCCTGCCCAAGAGCGTGCTGGTTGTCGGCGGCGGCTATATCGCCGTCGAGTTCGCCGGCATCTATGCGGGCCTCGGCGTCCAGACGACGCTGCTCTATCGCGGGGCCAACATCCTGCGCGGCTTCGACGACGATGTGCGCATGCACCTGGCCGACGAGCTTGAAAAGCGCGGGATCAAGGTGGTGCTGGGCTGCTCGCACAAGAGCATCGAGAAGATGGAAGACGGCCGGCTGCTGAGCACGCTGAGCAACGATCTGACCTTCGAGACCGAGGCGGTGATGTTCGCCACCGGTCGCGAGCCCTATGTCCAGGGACTGGGCCTGGAGAAGCCCGGCGTGAAGCTGAATGACAAGGGCGCGATCGCGGTCGACAAGTTCTCCAAGACCAATGTCGAGAGCATCTGGGCTGTCGGCGACGTCACCGACCGGATCAACCTGACGCCGGTGGCGATCCGCGAGGGCGCGGCCTTCGCCCAGACCGAGTTCTACGGCAACCCGACGACCTTTGATCACGACCTGGTCGCCTCGGCGGTGTTCTCGCAGCCGCCCGTCGGCGCTGTGGGCATGAGCGAGGCCGAGGCCCGCCAGGCGTTCGGCAAGGTCGACATCTATCGCTCGATCTTCCGGCCCATGAAGGTCACCTTCTATGGCGGCCAGGAGCGGTGCCTGATCAAGTTGGTGGTCAAGCAGGACGATGAGCGCGTTGTCGGCGTCCATGTGGTTGGTCCTGACTCGCCCGAGATCATCCAGATGGCCGCGATCGCGGTGAAGATGGGCGTGACCAAGCCGCAGTGGGATTCCACCTGCGCCGTTCACCCGACCCTCGCCGAGGAGCTGGTGACGATGCGCGAGAAGTATGTGCCGGCCGACGTCGGCGGGGTGGGATGA
- a CDS encoding alpha/beta hydrolase → MADTLMSRRAGLAALAATVTAACSPLSVFATFTPKDAARREAKGARYTDGPRGGVDIYAPPIAHGPAPVAVFFYGGSWDSGRKGDYGWAARAIAAQGFLTLAPDYRLYPEVRFPDFLADCAKAVRWAVDNAAALGGDPERIVLIGHSAGAYNAAMLALDPRYLSSVEVDPKVIRAFAGLSGPYDFLPLKGAITERTFGEAADLAATQPIAFARADAPAAFLATGDKDTTVYPRNTRKLAAALRDKGARVEERHYPGVDHAGAVLALSRPFRRKATLLTDMTAFLKDATA, encoded by the coding sequence ATGGCGGACACCCTCATGAGCCGGCGCGCCGGCCTCGCCGCCTTGGCCGCCACGGTGACGGCGGCGTGTTCGCCTCTGTCGGTGTTCGCCACCTTCACCCCGAAGGACGCCGCCCGCCGTGAGGCGAAAGGCGCGCGCTATACCGACGGTCCGCGCGGCGGCGTCGACATCTATGCGCCGCCGATCGCGCACGGGCCGGCGCCCGTCGCGGTGTTCTTCTATGGCGGATCCTGGGATAGCGGCCGCAAGGGCGACTATGGCTGGGCGGCCCGCGCCATAGCGGCCCAGGGCTTTCTCACCCTGGCGCCGGACTATCGTCTGTACCCCGAGGTGCGCTTTCCCGACTTCTTGGCGGATTGCGCCAAGGCGGTGCGCTGGGCCGTGGACAACGCCGCCGCCCTGGGCGGCGATCCTGAGCGGATCGTGCTGATCGGCCATTCGGCGGGGGCCTACAACGCGGCCATGCTGGCGCTGGATCCGCGCTACCTAAGCAGCGTCGAGGTCGATCCGAAGGTGATCCGGGCCTTCGCCGGCCTGTCGGGCCCCTACGATTTCCTGCCCCTGAAAGGCGCGATTACCGAGCGGACCTTCGGGGAGGCGGCCGACCTGGCGGCCACGCAGCCGATCGCCTTCGCCCGCGCCGATGCGCCGGCCGCCTTCCTGGCGACAGGCGACAAGGACACCACGGTCTATCCGCGCAACACCCGCAAGCTGGCCGCCGCCCTGCGTGACAAAGGCGCCAGGGTCGAGGAGCGGCACTATCCAGGCGTCGACCACGCGGGCGCGGTGCTGGCCCTCTCGCGGCCGTTCCGGCGCAAGGCGACCCTGCTGACCGACATGACCGCCTTCCTGAAGGACGCTACCGCCTAG
- a CDS encoding M23 family metallopeptidase, with the protein MRTAPLLLIAALALAPLAACDDTTKPAAGETPQPPSPEPGPPQPDDSPADGGAEQPASEPIPPSPDPAPQPDGPPPPSASFDHQPAGAIPAGQGPGYLDRTVWSPNMCWPLAEAGFPNSQVYGPGGGMGPPGKPSQCDSLNYTLPWRDTFCEARSRSNPLCAGSGTGHQGQDIRPASCKKNQHWAVATEAGTITDIGSYSVTLVGQAAPHYTYRYLHLQMATLAVKEGDSVTKGQQLGKVSNDFGGTPTTIHLHFEIRAGVAGTTTDGKPVALHTFLPPYLSLVQAYQRKLNGQTCG; encoded by the coding sequence ATGCGCACCGCCCCCCTCCTGCTGATCGCCGCCCTCGCCCTGGCGCCGCTGGCCGCCTGTGATGACACCACCAAGCCGGCGGCCGGCGAAACGCCCCAGCCGCCCTCGCCCGAGCCTGGACCACCTCAGCCTGACGACTCCCCGGCCGACGGCGGGGCCGAGCAGCCGGCCAGCGAGCCCATCCCGCCGAGCCCGGATCCCGCGCCGCAACCCGACGGGCCACCGCCGCCCTCGGCGAGCTTCGACCATCAGCCTGCCGGCGCGATCCCCGCCGGTCAGGGGCCCGGCTATCTCGACCGCACCGTCTGGTCGCCGAACATGTGCTGGCCGCTAGCGGAGGCCGGCTTCCCTAACTCACAGGTCTATGGCCCGGGCGGCGGCATGGGACCGCCCGGCAAGCCCAGCCAGTGCGACAGCCTCAACTACACCCTGCCCTGGCGCGACACCTTCTGCGAGGCGCGCTCGCGGTCCAATCCGCTCTGCGCCGGCTCGGGCACGGGTCACCAGGGCCAGGACATCCGCCCTGCGAGCTGCAAGAAGAACCAGCACTGGGCCGTCGCCACCGAGGCCGGGACGATCACCGACATCGGATCCTACTCCGTGACGCTCGTGGGCCAGGCCGCGCCGCACTACACCTACCGCTATCTGCACCTGCAGATGGCGACGCTGGCGGTGAAGGAAGGCGACTCCGTCACCAAGGGCCAGCAGCTGGGCAAGGTGTCGAACGACTTTGGCGGCACACCGACGACGATCCACCTGCACTTCGAGATCCGAGCGGGCGTCGCGGGGACCACGACCGATGGCAAGCCCGTGGCGCTGCACACCTTCCTGCCGCCGTATCTGAGCCTGGTCCAGGCCTACCAGCGCAAGCTGAACGGCCAGACCTGTGGCTAG
- a CDS encoding long-chain-acyl-CoA synthetase, whose product MRLRQKIRREIRFLKGLSRTLKRVKTIGPDSPNLICDDLEAAVDKWGPRPAITFEGKTISYAELDAMANRYAHWAKGLGLTRGQTVALFMPNRIEYLAIWYGLTKVGVATALINNQLTGAALAHCLTISQAMHCIVDPETSPCFEDVKGQLERHMQQWVLGPVHDDQRDLLKALKSCSHLRPDRETAREGLTASDTALYIYTSGTTGLPKAARITHMRAQLYMRGFAGSTGSKDTDRIYVTLPLYHATGGLCAMGAGLLSGGSIVLRKKFSATHFWPEIVAEQCTMFVYIGELCRYLANQPEHELERAHKLRMIFGNGLRADVWDDMLDRFKVGEVLEFYGATEGNVSFFNFDGKRGAIGRIPGYMRKKFNFRIVRFDVETETPIRGPDGCCIEAGPDEIGECIGHIGSDARSNFTGYADKAATEKKVLHDVFEKGDAWFRTGDLMKADQDGYIYFIDRIGDTFRWKGENVATSEVAERLAGFEGVLEVNVYGVKVGDLDGKAGMASLVTEGDLDLEAFAKYVDEALPSYARPVFVRLQKAIETTGTFKYRKIDLVNEGFDPSKTKDPLYFRDPAKGYVKITKTLCAKIEGGGFKL is encoded by the coding sequence ATGCGTTTACGTCAGAAGATCAGGCGGGAAATCCGGTTTCTGAAGGGGCTGTCCCGGACGCTGAAACGCGTGAAGACGATCGGTCCCGATAGTCCCAACCTGATCTGTGACGATCTCGAGGCCGCCGTCGACAAGTGGGGGCCGCGTCCGGCCATCACCTTCGAAGGCAAGACGATCAGCTACGCCGAGCTGGACGCCATGGCCAACCGCTATGCGCATTGGGCTAAGGGCTTGGGTCTGACGCGCGGCCAGACCGTCGCGCTGTTCATGCCCAACCGCATAGAGTACCTGGCGATCTGGTACGGCTTGACCAAGGTCGGGGTGGCCACCGCCCTGATCAACAACCAGCTGACCGGCGCGGCGCTGGCCCACTGCCTGACCATCTCCCAGGCCATGCACTGCATCGTCGACCCTGAGACCTCGCCCTGTTTCGAGGACGTGAAGGGCCAGCTCGAGCGGCATATGCAACAGTGGGTTCTGGGGCCGGTTCACGACGACCAGCGCGACCTGCTGAAGGCGCTCAAGAGCTGCAGCCACCTGCGTCCCGATCGCGAGACGGCCCGTGAAGGCCTGACCGCCTCCGATACGGCGCTCTACATCTACACCAGCGGCACGACGGGCCTGCCGAAGGCTGCGCGCATCACCCACATGCGCGCCCAGCTGTATATGCGCGGGTTCGCCGGCTCGACCGGGTCCAAGGACACCGACCGCATCTACGTCACCCTGCCGCTCTATCACGCCACCGGTGGGCTTTGCGCTATGGGCGCGGGCTTGCTGAGCGGCGGCTCCATCGTCCTGCGCAAGAAGTTCTCGGCGACCCACTTCTGGCCCGAGATCGTGGCCGAGCAGTGCACCATGTTCGTCTATATCGGCGAGCTGTGCCGCTATCTCGCCAACCAGCCCGAGCACGAGCTGGAGCGCGCCCACAAGCTGCGCATGATCTTCGGCAACGGCCTGCGCGCGGACGTCTGGGACGACATGCTGGACCGCTTCAAGGTCGGCGAGGTGCTGGAGTTCTACGGGGCCACCGAAGGCAACGTTTCGTTCTTCAACTTCGACGGCAAGCGCGGCGCCATCGGGCGCATCCCCGGCTATATGCGCAAGAAGTTCAACTTCCGCATCGTCCGGTTCGACGTCGAGACCGAGACCCCGATCCGTGGACCGGACGGGTGCTGCATCGAGGCGGGACCGGATGAGATCGGCGAGTGCATCGGCCATATCGGCAGCGACGCGCGCTCGAACTTCACCGGCTACGCCGACAAGGCCGCGACCGAGAAGAAGGTGCTGCACGACGTCTTCGAAAAGGGCGACGCGTGGTTCCGCACCGGCGACCTGATGAAGGCCGATCAGGACGGCTATATCTATTTCATCGATCGCATCGGCGACACCTTCCGCTGGAAGGGCGAGAACGTCGCGACGTCCGAGGTGGCCGAGCGGCTGGCCGGCTTCGAGGGCGTCCTTGAGGTCAATGTCTATGGCGTCAAGGTTGGCGACCTGGATGGCAAGGCGGGCATGGCTTCGCTGGTGACCGAAGGCGACCTCGACCTCGAGGCGTTTGCCAAATACGTCGACGAGGCCCTGCCCAGCTACGCCCGCCCGGTGTTCGTGCGCCTGCAGAAGGCGATCGAGACCACGGGCACCTTCAAGTACCGCAAGATCGACCTGGTCAATGAGGGCTTCGACCCGTCCAAGACCAAGGATCCGCTGTACTTCCGCGATCCGGCCAAGGGCTATGTGAAGATCACCAAGACGCTGTGCGCCAAGATCGAGGGCGGCGGCTTCAAGCTCTAG
- a CDS encoding SIMPL domain-containing protein, which translates to MTHTARRLPAIALPALLGGALLLGAAAPALAQGNDAAFKATTFNLSASGETLVAPDMATITLGVQTDAATAAEALKANGARMNQVMAALKKAGVAERDIQTSNLNLNAQYAYEQNQPPKLTGYQASNQVTITVRDLAKLGAAVDATVGAGANTVNGISFGLSNSQAAEDAARLEAVKALQAKAELYGRATGYKAVRLVNLSEGGGYSPVPPPMPVFAMAKREMGDATSIAAGELKVRIDVSAVYEVSK; encoded by the coding sequence ATGACCCACACCGCCCGCCGCCTGCCCGCCATCGCCCTGCCCGCCCTGCTGGGCGGCGCGCTGCTGCTGGGCGCCGCCGCTCCGGCGCTGGCGCAAGGCAATGACGCGGCCTTCAAGGCCACCACCTTCAACCTGTCGGCTTCGGGCGAGACCTTGGTGGCGCCGGACATGGCCACGATCACTCTGGGCGTCCAGACCGACGCGGCCACGGCGGCCGAGGCCCTCAAGGCCAACGGCGCGCGGATGAACCAGGTGATGGCCGCCCTGAAGAAGGCCGGGGTCGCCGAGCGCGACATCCAGACCTCGAACCTGAACCTGAACGCCCAGTACGCCTATGAGCAGAACCAGCCGCCCAAGCTGACCGGCTACCAGGCCTCCAACCAGGTGACGATCACGGTGCGTGACCTGGCCAAGCTAGGCGCGGCGGTGGACGCCACGGTGGGCGCCGGGGCCAATACGGTCAACGGCATCAGCTTTGGCCTCTCTAACTCGCAGGCAGCCGAGGACGCCGCGCGGCTGGAAGCCGTCAAGGCGCTGCAGGCCAAGGCCGAGCTCTATGGCCGCGCGACCGGCTACAAGGCCGTTCGCCTGGTCAATCTGAGCGAAGGCGGCGGCTACTCGCCCGTTCCCCCGCCCATGCCGGTGTTCGCCATGGCCAAGCGTGAGATGGGTGACGCGACCAGCATCGCCGCCGGCGAGCTGAAGGTCCGCATCGACGTCAGCGCCGTCTACGAAGTCAGCAAGTAG